In Candidatus Cloacimonadota bacterium, a genomic segment contains:
- a CDS encoding ABC transporter permease, which yields MFKNYLKITLRNLGRRKFYTFINILGLAIGITCSILIGLFVFNELSYDKCHEKHDRIYRMESHFTIQESDDLFAVTAFPLARAIKQEFPHDVEEWCRFSFMDNNLFQYDGNKFFEDNVYYADSTLFDVFTHKFIAGSPEGALNDPNEMVLTESFARKIFGDKNPVGETIDTGYGFGFTITGVIEDVPYNAHLRFEAVGSMITLENFFGPDRYHSLESQAFWNVGFYSYILLKETGNIKNIMDGYPEFNEKYIVPVGQQFGATFKYMITPLTDIHLFSRLRSDLPTGNMAYVYTFSLVALFLLLIGCINYMNMATAQSSNRATEVGIRKVVGAQKKSLRYQFILESILISFLALIIALIAVELLLPSFNQLADRQLSFDILENFNYLLLIIGVTILVGFVSGSYPAFYLSSFIPVKVLKGKLGKSKGTLRKVLVLLQFTISIIMIVGTFTVMQQLNFLKDKDLGFDKDNVMVLTVRDTTGVRNLQAFQDELLRNPQILESTTASSIPGQGYGIVVQRYETADGAMKEKGINFVFAEQNYIDMMNMKIIKGRNFDPDMQTDLEEAVIINEATAEVLGWGDDPISKKLDFGAGMEGEAMRNAKVIGVVKDFHYTSLHNKIDPLIILLSEQPNRHIHLRVRQENMQQTLPFIEQKWNEFCPTFPFEYTFLDDSLNEQYIAEQKIGKVFTSFSVMCIFIACLGLFGLAAYTAEQRTKEISIRKVMGATSGSIVVLLSKEFSIWVILANIIAWPVAYFALRSWLQNFAYAIDQSFFTFILAGITALAIALITVSFRAFKAAQTNPAEALKYE from the coding sequence ATGTTCAAAAATTATTTAAAAATAACACTCAGAAATCTGGGTAGAAGAAAATTTTATACTTTTATAAACATTTTGGGGTTAGCCATTGGAATAACTTGCTCAATCCTGATCGGACTTTTTGTTTTCAATGAGCTTTCCTATGATAAATGTCATGAAAAGCATGACCGAATTTACAGAATGGAATCTCATTTCACCATTCAGGAATCTGACGACCTTTTTGCAGTAACCGCCTTCCCACTGGCTAGAGCTATAAAACAAGAATTTCCCCACGATGTGGAAGAATGGTGCCGGTTTAGTTTTATGGATAATAATCTTTTTCAATATGATGGAAACAAATTTTTTGAAGATAATGTTTATTATGCCGACTCAACTCTTTTCGACGTTTTCACCCATAAATTTATCGCCGGTTCACCGGAAGGTGCTCTCAACGATCCCAATGAAATGGTTCTTACAGAAAGTTTTGCCAGAAAAATCTTTGGTGATAAAAACCCGGTCGGAGAAACTATCGATACAGGTTATGGTTTTGGTTTCACTATTACCGGCGTTATCGAAGACGTTCCTTACAACGCACATTTACGTTTCGAAGCTGTTGGTTCGATGATTACTCTTGAAAACTTCTTTGGTCCGGATCGCTATCACAGCTTGGAAAGTCAGGCTTTCTGGAATGTAGGATTTTATTCATATATCTTACTCAAAGAAACAGGAAATATCAAAAATATAATGGATGGATATCCAGAATTTAATGAAAAATATATTGTTCCTGTCGGTCAGCAATTTGGAGCTACATTCAAATATATGATAACTCCACTAACAGATATTCATCTTTTTTCCAGATTGAGAAGCGATCTTCCTACCGGAAATATGGCGTATGTTTACACTTTCAGTCTGGTTGCTCTTTTTCTACTGTTGATAGGTTGTATAAATTATATGAATATGGCCACAGCGCAATCATCCAATCGTGCTACGGAAGTGGGAATTCGCAAGGTGGTGGGAGCACAGAAAAAAAGTCTGCGTTACCAGTTCATACTGGAATCGATCCTGATTTCCTTCCTGGCTTTGATAATAGCCTTAATTGCTGTGGAGTTATTGCTGCCATCATTCAATCAGTTAGCCGATCGACAGCTTTCATTTGATATTCTGGAAAATTTCAATTACTTACTGCTGATAATCGGAGTGACGATTCTGGTCGGATTTGTTTCCGGCAGCTATCCGGCCTTCTATCTTTCATCTTTTATTCCAGTAAAAGTATTGAAAGGCAAGCTGGGAAAAAGCAAGGGAACTCTCAGGAAAGTCCTGGTCTTATTGCAGTTCACCATTTCGATAATCATGATCGTGGGAACCTTTACCGTGATGCAGCAGCTAAATTTCCTGAAGGATAAAGATCTGGGATTTGATAAAGATAATGTGATGGTTCTTACAGTTCGAGATACGACTGGAGTTCGCAATCTGCAGGCTTTCCAGGATGAACTTTTGCGCAATCCACAAATTTTGGAATCGACGACTGCCAGCAGTATTCCTGGTCAGGGTTATGGAATTGTTGTTCAACGCTATGAGACAGCCGATGGAGCCATGAAAGAAAAAGGTATTAACTTCGTTTTTGCAGAACAGAATTACATCGATATGATGAATATGAAGATCATCAAAGGAAGAAATTTCGATCCTGATATGCAAACTGATCTGGAAGAAGCAGTTATCATTAATGAAGCAACTGCAGAAGTTTTGGGCTGGGGAGATGATCCGATTAGCAAAAAACTCGATTTTGGTGCCGGCATGGAAGGCGAAGCGATGCGTAATGCAAAAGTCATCGGAGTTGTAAAAGATTTTCATTATACTTCACTTCACAATAAGATCGATCCTCTGATTATCCTGCTTTCCGAGCAACCAAATCGACATATTCATCTGCGGGTAAGACAGGAAAATATGCAGCAGACTTTGCCTTTTATCGAGCAAAAATGGAATGAGTTTTGTCCTACCTTCCCATTTGAATACACCTTCCTGGACGACAGTTTGAACGAGCAGTATATTGCCGAACAAAAGATTGGGAAAGTATTCACCTCTTTTTCTGTAATGTGCATTTTCATTGCCTGTCTTGGTTTATTCGGGCTGGCAGCCTACACAGCAGAACAACGCACCAAAGAGATCAGTATCCGCAAAGTGATGGGAGCAACTTCGGGCAGTATTGTAGTGCTTCTTTCCAAAGAATTTTCTATCTGGGTGATCCTGGCGAATATCATTGCCTGGCCGGTAGCTTATTTCGCTCTGCGATCCTGGCTGCAGAATTTTGCCTATGCCATCGATCAATCTTTTTTCACTTTTATTCTGGCTGGCATTACCGCGCTCGCAATCGCTTTGATCACAGTAAGTTTCCGGGCATTTAAAGCGGCTCAGACCAATCCGGCTGAAGCTTTAAAATATGAGTAA
- a CDS encoding four helix bundle protein → MSKFRFEDLEIWKLAIEILDMCMEISEKLEKLHLYRFAEQLRAAGLSISNNIAEGSGSNYYKEFKLFLKYSRRSSFEVANIVIYLIHKKMISENWREKLIDKLEIFSKKNITFQRTLR, encoded by the coding sequence ATGAGTAAATTTCGATTTGAAGATTTGGAAATCTGGAAGCTGGCAATTGAAATCCTGGATATGTGCATGGAGATTTCCGAGAAACTGGAAAAGCTTCATCTCTATAGATTTGCAGAGCAATTGAGAGCTGCAGGATTGAGCATATCAAATAATATTGCTGAAGGCTCAGGATCAAACTATTATAAAGAATTCAAACTCTTCTTAAAATATTCTCGTCGCTCTTCATTTGAAGTAGCTAATATTGTTATATACTTGATACATAAAAAAATGATCTCAGAAAATTGGAGAGAAAAATTAATAGATAAATTAGAGATTTTCAGTAAAAAAAATATAACATTCCAAAGGACATTGAGATGA
- a CDS encoding ABC transporter ATP-binding protein yields MIKTVDLTKVYRTDEVETTALNNVNVEVAKGEFVAVMGPSGCGKSTLLNLIGLLDNPSKGELFFNETEVSRYTERMRTNMRKSNIGFIFQSFNLIDELTVYENVELPLLYIKMSSAERKKKVNEVLDRMKIAHRAKHFPQQLSGGQQQRVAVARAVVTNPKLILADEPTGNLDSANGEEVMDLLTQLNEEGTTIVMVTHSPSHAEYAHRIIQLFDGHIVTENIKKEFQL; encoded by the coding sequence ATGATCAAGACAGTTGATTTAACCAAAGTGTATCGCACTGATGAAGTAGAAACCACCGCATTGAACAATGTGAACGTGGAAGTAGCGAAAGGAGAATTCGTAGCAGTTATGGGACCTTCAGGTTGTGGAAAATCCACACTTTTGAACCTGATCGGACTTTTGGACAATCCATCCAAAGGTGAACTCTTTTTCAATGAAACTGAAGTTTCCAGATACACCGAAAGAATGAGAACCAATATGAGAAAATCTAATATTGGATTCATCTTTCAAAGCTTTAATCTTATCGATGAACTTACAGTTTACGAAAACGTCGAACTTCCACTGCTTTACATCAAAATGAGTTCTGCAGAAAGAAAGAAAAAAGTAAATGAAGTTCTGGATCGCATGAAAATAGCACATCGTGCCAAACACTTCCCTCAGCAGCTTTCCGGTGGTCAGCAGCAGCGCGTGGCAGTAGCTCGTGCAGTTGTTACAAATCCAAAACTTATCCTGGCTGATGAGCCGACAGGTAATTTGGACTCTGCCAATGGTGAAGAAGTGATGGATCTGCTGACCCAATTGAATGAAGAAGGAACCACGATCGTAATGGTAACGCACTCACCGTCCCACGCGGAATATGCCCACCGGATAATTCAATTATTCGACGGTCATATTGTTACAGAAAACATTAAGAAAGAATTCCAGCTTTAA